A single region of the Yersinia entomophaga genome encodes:
- the bacA gene encoding undecaprenyl-diphosphate phosphatase: MTDMYSLFVAFILGVVEGLTEFLPVSSTGHMIIVGHLLGFTGEKAETFEVIIQLGSILAVVVVFWRRLFGLIGIHFGGKKVANDGQTGGHLTLGHILLAMIPAVVLGLVFHDAIKSLFQPQSVMYALVVGGLLLLAAEWLKPKNPKAVGLDDITYRQAFMIGCFQCLALWPGFSRSGATISGGMLTGVSRYAASEFSFILAVPMMLGASGLDLYKSLHFLTLGDLPMFAVGFATAFVVALIAIKTFLSLIKRISFVPFAIYRFVVAAAVYWVFM, from the coding sequence ATGACGGATATGTATTCGCTGTTTGTGGCATTTATTCTGGGCGTGGTCGAAGGTTTAACCGAGTTTCTACCAGTATCATCAACCGGACATATGATCATCGTGGGCCATCTCTTGGGCTTTACCGGTGAGAAAGCTGAAACTTTCGAAGTTATCATCCAGTTAGGCTCGATTCTGGCCGTGGTCGTGGTGTTCTGGCGCAGGTTGTTCGGCCTGATCGGTATCCACTTTGGCGGTAAGAAAGTGGCTAACGATGGCCAGACCGGCGGTCATTTAACGCTCGGGCACATATTATTGGCCATGATTCCGGCGGTCGTCTTGGGTCTGGTATTCCACGATGCGATAAAGTCATTGTTTCAGCCTCAAAGTGTGATGTACGCCTTGGTGGTCGGCGGCCTGCTGCTGCTGGCGGCGGAATGGCTGAAACCTAAAAACCCTAAAGCGGTTGGGTTGGACGATATTACGTATCGTCAGGCATTTATGATTGGCTGCTTCCAGTGTTTAGCTCTGTGGCCGGGCTTCTCCCGCTCTGGGGCGACCATTTCTGGCGGTATGCTGACCGGCGTGAGCCGTTATGCAGCATCTGAATTTTCGTTTATTCTGGCCGTACCTATGATGTTGGGTGCCAGCGGATTGGATTTGTATAAGAGCCTGCACTTCCTGACTTTGGGCGATTTACCGATGTTTGCCGTTGGTTTTGCTACGGCATTCGTGGTGGCGCTGATTGCTATCAAAACCTTCCTGTCATTGATTAAGCGAATCTCGTTTGTGCCTTTCGCTATTTACCGTTTTGTAGTGGCCGCGGCAGTGTATTGGGTATTTATGTAA
- the folB gene encoding bifunctional dihydroneopterin aldolase/7,8-dihydroneopterin epimerase, translated as MDIVFIEELSVITTIGVYDWEQTIKQKLVFDIEMGWNNRKAAASDDVSDCLSYADISDAILKHVEGQRFALVERVAEEVAEILLQRFASPWVRIKVSKPGAVAEARNVGVIIERGERTC; from the coding sequence ATGGACATCGTATTTATTGAAGAACTCAGCGTGATTACCACCATCGGTGTTTATGACTGGGAACAGACTATTAAACAGAAGTTAGTGTTCGATATCGAAATGGGATGGAATAACCGCAAAGCGGCCGCCAGTGACGATGTCAGCGATTGTTTAAGCTATGCTGATATCAGCGATGCCATCTTGAAACACGTCGAAGGCCAGCGTTTTGCATTGGTTGAGCGAGTGGCAGAAGAAGTTGCCGAAATATTATTGCAGCGTTTTGCTTCTCCCTGGGTGAGAATCAAGGTCAGCAAACCTGGCGCAGTAGCGGAAGCTCGCAACGTCGGCGTAATAATTGAACGCGGTGAGCGAACCTGCTGA
- the glnE gene encoding bifunctional [glutamate--ammonia ligase]-adenylyl-L-tyrosine phosphorylase/[glutamate--ammonia-ligase] adenylyltransferase yields MLPLSSELQVQAQSIVQRFHELPISRTLTEEDVAVLTLSDFVSDMLLIHPEWLDELHQQPPQADEWPRYPDWLGQVLSEVQDEAALMKALRLFRRRMMVRIAWSQALQTSTTEETLQQLSGLAESIIIASRDWLYQTCCKEWGTPCNSEGVPQPLLILGMGKLGGGELNFSSDIDLIFSYPENGHTQGGRRELDNAQFFTRLGQRLIKALDQQTIDGFVYRVDMRLRPFGDSGPLVLSFAALEDYYQEQGRDWERYAMVKARLMGGAEDYYSQELRRTLRPFVFRRYIDFSVIQSLRNMKGMIAREVRRRGLKDNIKLGAGGIREIEFITQVFQLIRGGREPRLQERALLPTLQAVSELGLLTQRQVDYLCTSYLFLRRLENLLQAIGDEQTQTLPSDGLNQARLAWGMGKRNWAELTDALDNHMQSVRLVFDDLIGDDTPDVGEDACYVSYNSLWQDALDEGDLAPLTPHLDEHARRHFLSTLASFRHDVDKRTIGPRGRDKLDQLMPRLLAEVCPRRDADIALSRLIQLLLSIVTRTTYLELLLEYHAALTHVIKLCAASPMVASQLARYPLLLDELLDPHSLYQPLAPGAYRDELRQYLLRVPEDDEEQQLEALRQFKQAQQLRIAAGDITEALPVMKVSDHLTYLAEAIIDAVIQQAWNQMVKRYGQPTHLQNREGRGFAVIGYGKLGGWELGYSSDLDLVFLLDCPLDVMTDGERSIDGRQFYLRLAQRVMHLFSTRTSSGILYEVDARLRPSGESGMLVSTIEAFAEYQQSEAWTWEHQALVRARMVYGDESLQQEFVAIRQRILCQPRNDLTLQQEVREMREKMRNHLGSKQRDTFDIKADAGGITDIEFIAQYLVLRYAAGEPRLTRWSDNVRIFELMANYGIMEQQEAVALTQAYVTMRDEIHHLALQELSSKVAADCFIAEREQVAASWQHWLG; encoded by the coding sequence ATGTTGCCACTCTCCTCAGAATTACAGGTGCAAGCGCAAAGTATTGTACAGCGTTTTCATGAGCTTCCGATAAGCCGGACGTTAACAGAAGAAGACGTTGCAGTGCTGACGCTAAGTGATTTTGTCAGTGATATGTTGTTGATTCATCCCGAATGGTTGGATGAGCTACACCAGCAGCCGCCGCAGGCGGATGAGTGGCCACGATACCCGGATTGGCTGGGCCAGGTGCTGAGCGAAGTGCAGGATGAAGCCGCGCTGATGAAGGCACTGCGCTTATTCAGGCGGCGAATGATGGTGCGTATTGCGTGGTCGCAGGCGTTGCAGACCAGTACCACGGAAGAAACCTTGCAACAGCTGAGCGGGCTGGCGGAAAGCATTATTATTGCCAGCCGCGATTGGCTGTATCAAACCTGCTGCAAAGAATGGGGAACGCCTTGTAATAGCGAGGGAGTTCCACAACCTTTGCTGATTTTAGGGATGGGAAAGCTAGGCGGCGGAGAACTGAACTTTTCCTCTGATATCGATCTGATTTTCTCTTATCCGGAAAATGGCCATACCCAAGGTGGCCGCCGGGAGCTGGATAACGCGCAGTTCTTTACTCGTTTAGGGCAGCGGCTGATAAAGGCGTTGGATCAGCAAACTATTGATGGTTTTGTCTATCGGGTCGATATGCGGCTGCGTCCCTTTGGCGATAGCGGCCCGCTGGTGCTGAGCTTCGCCGCGCTGGAAGACTATTATCAGGAACAAGGTCGCGATTGGGAACGTTATGCGATGGTGAAGGCGCGGCTGATGGGCGGTGCGGAGGATTATTATAGCCAGGAACTGCGTCGAACTCTGCGGCCTTTCGTATTCCGTCGCTATATAGATTTTAGCGTGATTCAATCGCTGCGTAATATGAAAGGCATGATCGCCCGCGAAGTACGACGCCGCGGCCTAAAAGACAATATAAAACTGGGCGCAGGTGGAATTCGGGAAATCGAATTTATTACGCAGGTATTCCAATTGATTCGCGGTGGCCGCGAGCCGCGTTTGCAGGAACGAGCGTTGCTGCCCACGCTACAGGCGGTATCAGAGCTGGGATTACTCACTCAGCGGCAGGTTGACTATCTCTGCACCAGCTACCTGTTTTTACGCCGTTTAGAGAATCTTTTACAGGCGATTGGTGATGAACAAACCCAAACTTTGCCGAGTGATGGGCTGAATCAAGCGCGTCTGGCGTGGGGAATGGGGAAACGGAATTGGGCGGAGCTGACGGATGCGCTGGACAATCACATGCAGTCCGTTCGTTTGGTATTTGACGATCTAATTGGCGATGATACCCCTGATGTTGGCGAAGATGCCTGCTATGTTTCGTATAACAGTCTGTGGCAGGATGCGTTGGATGAAGGTGATTTGGCGCCCTTGACTCCGCATTTAGATGAACATGCGCGCAGACACTTCCTTAGCACGCTCGCTTCTTTCCGTCATGACGTGGATAAACGCACCATTGGGCCGCGCGGTCGGGATAAGCTGGATCAACTGATGCCGCGTTTGCTGGCGGAGGTTTGTCCGCGTCGCGATGCGGATATCGCTCTAAGCCGCCTGATTCAACTGCTGTTGAGCATTGTGACCCGTACCACCTATCTGGAGCTGCTGCTGGAATACCATGCAGCGCTGACTCACGTTATTAAGCTGTGCGCCGCTTCACCGATGGTGGCCAGCCAGCTTGCGCGTTACCCGCTTTTATTGGATGAATTACTCGATCCTCATTCGCTGTATCAACCCCTTGCTCCTGGCGCTTATCGTGATGAATTGCGTCAGTATTTACTGCGGGTGCCGGAGGATGACGAGGAGCAACAACTGGAAGCGTTGCGTCAGTTTAAACAGGCGCAGCAGCTACGAATTGCTGCCGGCGATATCACTGAAGCGCTGCCGGTAATGAAAGTGAGCGATCACTTAACCTATCTTGCCGAAGCCATTATTGACGCGGTGATTCAACAAGCCTGGAATCAAATGGTCAAACGCTACGGCCAGCCAACTCATTTACAAAATCGGGAAGGGCGCGGTTTTGCCGTCATTGGTTATGGCAAACTGGGCGGATGGGAACTGGGATATAGCTCTGATCTAGACTTGGTTTTCCTGCTGGACTGTCCGTTAGATGTGATGACGGACGGCGAGCGCAGTATCGATGGCCGCCAGTTCTATCTGCGTCTGGCGCAGCGCGTGATGCATCTGTTTAGCACCCGCACTTCATCGGGTATTTTATATGAAGTGGATGCACGCTTACGCCCTTCCGGTGAGTCAGGGATGCTGGTGAGCACCATTGAAGCCTTTGCAGAATATCAGCAAAGCGAAGCTTGGACCTGGGAACATCAGGCGCTGGTGCGGGCACGCATGGTGTATGGCGATGAAAGCCTGCAGCAGGAATTTGTGGCCATTCGCCAGCGTATTTTGTGTCAACCGCGTAACGATCTGACATTGCAGCAGGAAGTGCGCGAAATGCGTGAGAAAATGCGCAATCACTTAGGCAGTAAACAGCGGGATACCTTTGATATTAAAGCCGATGCGGGAGGTATTACCGATATCGAGTTTATCGCCCAGTATCTGGTATTGCGCTACGCCGCCGGTGAGCCGCGTTTAACCCGTTGGTCTGATAACGTGCGTATTTTCGAGCTGATGGCCAATTACGGCATTATGGAACAGCAGGAAGCGGTGGCGTTGACCCAAGCCTACGTCACCATGCGGGATGAGATTCACCATCTGGCTTTACAGGAGCTATCCAGCAAAGTTGCCGCCGATTGCTTTATTGCCGAGAGAGAGCAGGTGGCCGCTAGCTGGCAACATTGGCTGGGATAA
- a CDS encoding inorganic triphosphatase, translated as MTVEIELKFIATPAAIAALPGQIASWPHEHFAPQTLTNIYFETEDGRLREHDMGLRIRGCDGQFEMTIKTGGKVVGGLHQRPEYNVTIDKPELDLAQFPVEIWPEGWDVTALQAELKPLFQTDFVREKWVVTYQQSLIELALDLGNVTANDLSEALHEVELELKQGNQADLLALAAELAQNGGLRQGSLSKAARGYHLAKGNPAREVRPLLVVQPAPKSTVEQGMSAGLEMALDHWQYHEELWLRGDESAKAMIIEALAMIRQIMTVFGGLVPRKASTELRALLTELEPLLAAKNAEAEQLCYSAAYLKCKLALTSWLVNAGWRPFLDAKGQSKLQGSFKRFADIMLSRSAADLKEAFTHHMDDDGYLAQLPRLNRQILSFQLLSGFYPQSEWHPYIDGWFGLQQAIVERQGHWRDTARKEALAQPAFWLNGAAR; from the coding sequence ATGACCGTTGAAATAGAATTAAAATTTATCGCTACTCCAGCAGCCATTGCTGCCTTGCCGGGCCAGATTGCGTCCTGGCCACATGAACATTTCGCGCCACAAACGCTGACCAATATCTACTTTGAAACCGAAGACGGTCGCCTGCGCGAGCATGATATGGGCTTACGTATTCGCGGCTGTGATGGGCAATTTGAAATGACGATAAAAACCGGTGGCAAGGTGGTCGGCGGTTTGCATCAGCGCCCAGAATATAATGTCACTATTGATAAACCAGAGTTGGATTTGGCGCAATTTCCTGTGGAAATCTGGCCGGAAGGCTGGGATGTCACCGCACTTCAGGCTGAACTGAAACCACTATTCCAGACCGACTTTGTGCGTGAAAAGTGGGTAGTTACTTACCAGCAAAGCCTGATTGAACTGGCTTTGGATCTGGGCAATGTTACAGCCAACGATCTCAGCGAAGCTTTGCACGAAGTGGAGCTGGAGCTAAAGCAGGGGAATCAGGCGGATCTTCTGGCGTTGGCGGCAGAACTGGCGCAAAACGGCGGTCTGCGTCAGGGGAGCCTGAGTAAAGCTGCGCGCGGCTACCATTTGGCAAAAGGCAATCCGGCGCGGGAAGTTCGTCCGTTGTTGGTGGTGCAGCCTGCGCCTAAGTCTACCGTTGAGCAGGGAATGTCTGCGGGTCTGGAAATGGCCTTGGATCACTGGCAATACCATGAAGAACTGTGGCTGCGTGGCGATGAATCAGCAAAAGCCATGATAATCGAAGCGTTAGCGATGATTCGTCAGATCATGACGGTATTTGGTGGTTTGGTGCCACGTAAAGCCAGCACTGAGCTGCGGGCACTCTTGACCGAGCTGGAACCTTTACTGGCGGCGAAAAATGCCGAGGCGGAACAATTGTGCTACAGCGCCGCTTATCTTAAATGTAAGTTGGCGCTCACATCTTGGCTGGTTAACGCTGGCTGGCGTCCGTTCCTCGATGCTAAAGGGCAGTCAAAGCTACAGGGTTCCTTTAAGCGTTTTGCTGATATTATGCTGAGTCGCAGCGCTGCAGATTTGAAAGAAGCCTTTACACATCATATGGATGACGATGGCTATCTGGCGCAGTTGCCTCGCTTGAATCGTCAGATTCTTTCTTTCCAGCTATTATCCGGTTTCTATCCGCAGAGCGAATGGCATCCATACATTGATGGATGGTTTGGTCTGCAACAGGCTATTGTTGAACGTCAGGGACACTGGCGTGATACCGCCCGTAAAGAGGCGTTGGCTCAGCCCGCTTTCTGGCTCAACGGAGCTGCGCGTTAA
- a CDS encoding TIGR04211 family SH3 domain-containing protein, producing MQKLRLICLAVLSLSISWGAHAEEKRYISDELITYVHSGPGNQYRILGTLNAGDEVTLISVNEAADYGQIRDSKGRTTWIPMDQLSQSPSMRVRLPDLEQQVKTLTDKLANIDNSWNQRTAEMQQKVAASDGVINALKQENAALKNQLVVAQKKVNAVNLQLDDKQRTIILQWFMYGGGVAGIGLLLGLVLPHLIPSRKKNNRWMN from the coding sequence ATGCAGAAATTACGCCTAATTTGTCTCGCAGTGCTAAGTCTAAGCATCAGTTGGGGCGCGCACGCTGAAGAAAAACGCTACATCTCCGATGAGCTAATCACCTACGTCCATAGCGGCCCCGGTAACCAATACCGCATTCTCGGCACGCTAAATGCCGGCGATGAAGTCACCCTGATCAGCGTTAACGAAGCGGCAGATTATGGCCAAATTCGCGACAGTAAAGGGCGTACCACTTGGATCCCAATGGATCAATTGAGTCAGTCGCCAAGTATGCGAGTGCGTTTACCTGATTTGGAACAACAGGTTAAAACCCTGACGGACAAACTGGCTAATATTGATAATAGCTGGAATCAGCGTACCGCTGAAATGCAGCAGAAAGTTGCGGCCAGCGACGGCGTGATTAACGCGCTGAAACAAGAAAATGCAGCGCTGAAAAACCAATTGGTTGTCGCGCAGAAGAAAGTGAACGCCGTCAACCTACAGTTGGATGACAAGCAGCGCACCATTATTCTGCAATGGTTTATGTACGGTGGCGGCGTTGCCGGTATCGGTCTGCTGCTGGGTCTGGTATTGCCGCACCTTATCCCAAGCCGTAAGAAAAATAACCGCTGGATGAATTAA
- the rpsU gene encoding 30S ribosomal protein S21, with translation MPVIKVRENEPFDVALRRFKRSCEKAGVLAEVRRREFYEKPTTERKRAKASAVKRHAKKLARENARRTRLY, from the coding sequence ATGCCGGTAATTAAAGTACGTGAAAACGAGCCATTCGACGTAGCTCTTCGTCGTTTCAAACGTTCCTGCGAAAAAGCAGGTGTTTTAGCTGAAGTTCGTCGTCGTGAGTTCTATGAAAAACCGACTACCGAACGTAAACGCGCTAAAGCTTCTGCTGTAAAACGTCACGCGAAGAAATTGGCTCGCGAAAACGCACGCCGCACTCGTCTGTATTAA
- a CDS encoding multifunctional CCA addition/repair protein: protein MNIYLVGGAVRDNLLNLPVTERDWVVVGATPEQLLSLGYQQVGKDFPVFLHPVSREEYALARTERKSGQGYTGFTCYAAPDVTLEEDLLRRDLTINAIARSAEGELFDPYHGQKDLENRILRHVSDAFGEDPLRVLRVARFAARFAHLGFSIAPETQILMRQMADSGELSALTPERVWKETEKALISQSPQTYFQVLRDCGALAVLFPEIDALFGVPAPEKWHPEIDTGIHTLMTLAIAAQLSPDIDIRFAALCHDLGKGLTPKEFWPRHHGHGPAGVKRVEKMCQRLRVPNPIRDLAKLVAEYHDLIHTVDKLRPETLLKLFDAIDVWRKPERLEQMIMTSEADARGRTGFENNPYPQGDYLRAAYQVANGVSIKEVVASGLQGLAIRDEVKRRRQQALADWKLTLCETNQNSEFQ, encoded by the coding sequence GTGAATATCTACCTGGTCGGCGGTGCCGTACGCGACAATTTATTAAATCTGCCGGTCACCGAGCGGGATTGGGTAGTGGTCGGTGCCACTCCTGAGCAGTTGCTTTCTCTAGGTTATCAGCAGGTCGGCAAGGATTTCCCGGTATTCCTTCATCCGGTCAGCCGTGAAGAATATGCTTTGGCACGTACCGAGCGAAAATCCGGTCAGGGTTACACCGGCTTTACCTGCTATGCCGCACCGGACGTCACGCTGGAAGAAGATTTACTCCGTCGGGATCTGACCATCAACGCCATTGCCCGTAGCGCGGAAGGCGAACTTTTTGATCCTTATCATGGCCAAAAGGATCTGGAAAACCGCATTTTGCGCCATGTTTCTGACGCCTTTGGCGAAGATCCACTACGCGTACTGCGAGTCGCCCGCTTTGCCGCTCGCTTTGCTCATCTGGGCTTTTCTATCGCGCCAGAGACTCAGATATTAATGCGCCAAATGGCCGACAGCGGCGAGCTTTCGGCGCTCACGCCAGAGCGCGTATGGAAAGAAACAGAAAAAGCCTTAATCAGCCAGAGTCCACAAACCTATTTTCAGGTTTTACGCGACTGCGGCGCGCTGGCTGTGCTGTTCCCGGAAATTGACGCGCTGTTTGGCGTGCCTGCTCCGGAGAAATGGCATCCAGAGATTGATACCGGTATCCATACTTTGATGACGCTGGCCATTGCCGCACAGCTTAGTCCAGACATTGATATTCGCTTCGCCGCACTGTGCCACGATTTAGGCAAGGGACTGACGCCCAAAGAATTCTGGCCGCGTCACCACGGCCATGGCCCCGCAGGTGTCAAACGGGTAGAGAAAATGTGCCAACGCCTGCGAGTACCCAATCCTATTCGGGATTTGGCAAAACTAGTGGCGGAATATCACGATTTGATTCATACCGTCGATAAATTGCGCCCGGAAACCCTACTCAAGTTGTTTGACGCCATTGACGTCTGGCGCAAACCGGAACGTTTAGAGCAAATGATTATGACCAGCGAAGCCGATGCCCGTGGGCGCACCGGTTTTGAAAATAATCCTTATCCGCAGGGCGATTATCTGCGCGCGGCCTATCAGGTTGCTAATGGCGTGTCGATCAAGGAAGTGGTTGCCAGCGGCCTGCAAGGTCTGGCGATTAGGGATGAAGTCAAACGTCGCCGCCAGCAAGCGTTGGCAGACTGGAAACTGACTCTCTGCGAAACTAACCAGAACAGCGAATTTCAATAA
- the plsY gene encoding glycerol-3-phosphate 1-O-acyltransferase PlsY, with translation MSAIALGMILFAYLCGSISSAILVCRIAKLPDPRENGSGNPGATNVLRIGGRTAAAAVLVFDVIKGMLPVWIAYLLHVSPLYLGITAIAACLGHIYPVFFNFRGGKGVATAFGAIAPIGWDLTGLMTGTWLLTVLLSGYSSLGAIVSALIAPFYVWWFKPQFTFPVAMLSCLILMRHHDNIQRLWRGQESKIWDKLKKKRQKTAAEEAEEQELED, from the coding sequence ATGAGTGCTATCGCGCTTGGTATGATTCTCTTCGCGTATTTGTGTGGCTCAATTTCCAGCGCGATTCTGGTGTGTCGAATCGCTAAATTACCCGATCCGCGTGAAAACGGTTCAGGGAATCCCGGAGCGACCAACGTATTACGCATCGGCGGCCGCACGGCAGCGGCGGCAGTATTAGTGTTTGATGTGATAAAAGGTATGCTGCCGGTATGGATCGCTTATCTTCTGCATGTTTCCCCTCTTTACCTTGGCATTACCGCTATCGCCGCCTGTCTGGGCCATATCTATCCGGTATTCTTTAATTTTCGCGGTGGCAAGGGCGTAGCGACGGCTTTTGGTGCTATCGCACCTATCGGCTGGGATCTCACGGGTTTAATGACAGGAACCTGGCTGCTAACAGTACTGTTGAGCGGTTACTCCTCATTAGGTGCGATTGTCAGCGCCCTGATAGCCCCGTTTTATGTCTGGTGGTTTAAACCACAGTTTACCTTCCCGGTCGCTATGCTTTCCTGCCTGATTCTGATGCGTCACCACGATAATATTCAGCGTTTATGGCGCGGTCAGGAAAGTAAAATTTGGGACAAGTTGAAGAAGAAAAGACAGAAAACCGCTGCCGAAGAAGCAGAAGAACAGGAGTTGGAAGACTGA
- the tsaD gene encoding tRNA (adenosine(37)-N6)-threonylcarbamoyltransferase complex transferase subunit TsaD has translation MRVLGIETSCDETGIAVYDDETGLLANQLYSQVKLHADYGGVVPELASRDHVRKTVPLIQAALKEANLKPEDIDGVAYTAGPGLVGALLVGATIGRALAFAWNVPAVPVHHMEGHLLAPMLEENAPEFPFVALLVSGGHTQLISVTGIGEYQLLGESVDDAAGEAFDKTAKLLGLDYPGGPMLSRMAQQGDASRFTFPRPMTDRPGLDFSFSGLKTFAANTIRANGNDDQTRADIARAFEDAVVDTLAIKCRRALDQTGFKRLVIAGGVSANTTLRRKLAEMMQKRGGEVFYARPEFCTDNGAMIAYAGMIRLKTGVNSELTVSVRPRWPLAELPKV, from the coding sequence ATGCGAGTCTTGGGTATAGAAACATCCTGCGATGAAACCGGAATTGCAGTTTATGACGATGAAACCGGTCTGTTAGCCAACCAATTATACAGTCAGGTCAAATTACACGCAGATTACGGCGGCGTAGTTCCTGAACTGGCCTCGCGCGATCACGTGCGAAAAACCGTACCGCTGATTCAGGCTGCTTTAAAAGAAGCCAATCTGAAACCGGAAGATATCGACGGCGTAGCCTATACCGCCGGGCCGGGTTTGGTCGGTGCTTTGCTGGTTGGTGCCACCATTGGCCGCGCGTTGGCTTTTGCCTGGAATGTGCCTGCGGTGCCGGTTCATCATATGGAAGGCCACCTGTTGGCGCCTATGCTGGAAGAAAACGCGCCAGAGTTTCCGTTTGTCGCTTTGCTGGTTTCCGGCGGTCATACGCAATTAATCAGCGTGACCGGCATTGGCGAATACCAACTGCTTGGTGAATCCGTTGATGATGCGGCTGGTGAAGCTTTCGATAAAACCGCAAAGCTGTTAGGTCTGGATTATCCCGGCGGGCCGATGCTGTCACGTATGGCTCAACAAGGGGATGCTTCCCGCTTCACGTTCCCTCGGCCAATGACTGACCGTCCGGGGCTAGATTTTAGCTTTTCCGGCCTGAAAACCTTTGCCGCCAATACCATTCGCGCCAACGGTAATGACGATCAGACTCGCGCCGATATTGCTCGCGCCTTTGAAGATGCGGTCGTGGATACATTAGCAATCAAATGTAGACGGGCGCTGGATCAAACCGGCTTCAAACGTTTAGTTATCGCCGGTGGGGTGAGCGCCAACACCACATTGCGTCGTAAATTAGCCGAAATGATGCAAAAACGCGGCGGCGAAGTGTTCTACGCTCGTCCTGAATTTTGCACAGATAATGGCGCGATGATCGCTTATGCGGGCATGATTAGGCTGAAAACTGGTGTGAATAGCGAGTTGACGGTGTCGGTTAGGCCACGTTGGCCGTTGGCTGAACTTCCGAAAGTCTAG